In Castanea sativa cultivar Marrone di Chiusa Pesio chromosome 6, ASM4071231v1, a single window of DNA contains:
- the LOC142641731 gene encoding protein NETWORKED 4A, whose translation MEPTESKKSNLCWWDSHISPANSKWLAENLEVMGQNVKEMLNLIQADGDRLVENAELNGQKRQLVADVGEFHRMYQSLAERYDHVTEALRKSLPSELQMQGFGSSEFGSGQGSPLLTPDQKLGFHSSGHQAINSDVSLSSGAGSSVLSLKEGTESSPSSFSSDSETEPFNLTLNNYSSPPMDFDGKVLHHKISEVESEVSSMKEKFWTARKDNMDSMLKVGEKYSYEEMLGRISRSEEELRVSNLQLQLSEKELAKLKSQLEKGESAIVLVESMQAQLECVQEDIKMREADLKLERGRVLELQNQIAELETCISDSSNQIRRLVEESEVTRERLKGSDEEIVKLRLELVNRTSEGTYELQGELEVAQEEIAMLQTQLDSGKRKALELQESIERYKTSVSSRDIEVRELKLALRDAQEQFSREKAQLQSDISSFSEKQTLFDATLKEWELRSGSLENEIRQCEAEKVELKGLHIAHEMALQSEINQLKDELIKRRENVEILNKDFDGLKLKFDMLMAEKDGLNAKLHTLVAEVSSRDSQIQQMEGHLSHLRREHVELIAEGKSAQNLVDELRLKVDELEKEVDSQRVLISDGAEEKREVIRQLCFSLEHYRSWYQELRKAFIVHKQHAVLAS comes from the exons ACAGTCATATTAGTCCTGCGAATTCTAAGTGGCTGGCAGAAAATCTTGAGG TGATGGGCCAGAATGTTAAGGAAATGCTGAACCTGATCCAAGCGGATGGTGATCGTTTGGTGGAGAATGCTGAATTGAATGGTCAGAAGAGGCAATTGGTTGCTGATGTTGGGGAATTCCACCGCATGTATCAATCACTGGCTGAGCGCTATGATCATGTGACAGAAGCATTACGAAAGAGTTTACCATCAGAACTCCAAATGCAGGGCTTTGGCAGTTCTGAATTTGGATCTGGACAAGGCTCTCCACTACTCACTCCTGATCAGAAGTTGGGTTTTCACAGTTCTGGTCATCAAGCTATCAATTCAGACGTATCCCTTAGCTCTGGTGCTGGAAGCTCTGTTCTTTCTTTGAAGGAGGGCACTGAATCATCTCCATCATCTTTTTCATCGGATTCTGAGACAGAACCTTTTAACTTAACTCTTAACAACTACTCGAGCCCACCAATGGATTTTGATGGCAAGGTGCTGCATCACAAGATTTCTGAGGTGGAAAGTGAAGTGTCTAGCATGAAAGAGAAGTTCTGGACAGCTAGAAAAGACAATATGGATAGTATGTTGAAGGTAGGAGAGAAATATAGTTATGAGGAAATGCTTGGCAGAATTTCCCGAAGTGAGGAAGAACTAAGGGTCTCCAACCTACAACTTCAGCTTTCAGAAAAAGAGCTTGCCAAGTTGAAGAGTCAGCTTGAGAAGGGTGAATCTGCTATTGTACTTGTAGAGAGTATGCAAGCGCAGCTTGAGTGTGTGCAGGAAGATATCAAGATGAGAGAGGCCGACCTTAAATTGGAGAGAGGACGAGTGTTGGAGCTGCAAAATCAAATAGCTGAATTGGAGACTTGTATTTCAGACTCTAGTAACCAGATTAGGAGGTTGGTAGAAGAGTCAGAAGTAACTAGAGAAAGGCTTAAGGGATCAGATGAAGAGATTGTGAAGTTGAGGCTTGAACTTGTGAATAGAACATCTGAAGGTACTTATGAATTGCAGGGTGAGCTTGAGGTAGCTCAGGAAGAGATAGCCATGTTGCAGACCCAGCTTGATTCAGGTAAAAGGAAGGCTTTGGAGCTTCAGGAGAGTATTGAAAGGTACAAAACTAGTGTATCTAGCCGTGACATTGAGGTAAGGGAATTGAAGCTTGCATTGCGTGATGCCCAGGAGCAATTCTCTAGGGAGAAGGCACAATTGCAGTCTGATATTTCAAGTTTTTCAGAAAAGCAGACCTTGTTTGATGCTACGCTCAAAGAATGGGAATTGAGAAGTGGATCATTAGAAAATGAAATAAGGCAATGCGAGGCTGAGAAAGTAGAACTGAAAGGTTTGCATATTGCCCATGAGATGGCTTTGCAAAGTGAGATCAATCAGTTGAAGGATGAACTCATTAAAAGGAGGGAAAATGTGGAAATTTTGAATAAAGATTTTGACGGACTCAAACTGAAATTTGATATGCTAATGGCAGAGAAAGATGGGCTCAATGCAAAGCTTCACACACTAGTAGCAGAAGTGAGCTCTCGTGATAGCCAGATCCAGCAAATGGAGGGGCATCTTAGCCATTTACGTCGGGAGCATGTGGAGCTGATTGCTGAAGGCAAAAGTGCACAGAATCTAGTAGATGAACTGAGATTGAAAGTGGATGAGCTGGAGAAAGAAGTAGATAGCCAGAGAGTTCTCATCTCAGATGGGGCTGAGGAGAAAAGAGAGGTGATAAGGCAGCTTTGTTTCTCACTGGAGCATTATAGAAGTTGGTATCAAGAACTTCGTAAAGCATTTATTGTGCACAAGCAACATGCAGTTCTGGCTTCTTAA
- the LOC142641045 gene encoding protein ENHANCED DISEASE RESISTANCE 4, with product MTSGVTTKVRLVQCPKCRQVLPELADFPLYQCGGCGTILQAKNRKSDPKSIDSGLHETDAAQTNAVDLVVEDKESNSSNKEILTSLGECSLDQNNERDQKQLGDCISEQLGGINVSNEDQNYERNQSQSEDCYGEQLGGVNLSPNYQSSDIDKIESCDCNVEQLGVSKEVCLSTELASQRNEEPSPIAQENSEVEANDEGLLSAGAKSEIDIKEGDSNFRSLNTDNLVATNGIISIATHHMPARESTSSDTFETAEFVNPSSELSGGLRDLSKSPTRNYYAYEGSVSSYDGTDDHLPEQYIPSYGSAYKVSDFVPSEERHKKDKFQVNGMMSCSSYIEHEGEIHSSAKKHLANKSKWDQDELLEPTIHDRPVKNWRRRERESHPSRVPFYQRASLSGYESGGPSNEEHNQFDRNTSFCSSGKSEYLEPDKMKLLRMVSELQDELSKRCYPSGMPNGRVSTWKEKHIPSYYGHEAAEEVCHDLSYPRFPRRSMQGSSQLQQSNSSHIPFSGETTRSRHQAHHSCQHCYPQDWQCSVQLPLPILHHNKGSCWVHPGHNLYNSYSSCPSSPQWYVDSKFPMCSRETKSAEQRHKGHEVKKYLREKQHLVKRHFRPIAGGAPIITCYSCLSPLQLPADFVLSRRRFHRLRCGACSELLKFSLQNGTHIVPYSLNAVDPPPSEVDDYSDSINRRLVSASHSHANACLQADPVSCSDDYGLSYCKSGSTEADPVSITSFHALQGNINERNLSYESDPFKPMGERKKFVLNQSQKKQKNFGHDTSRPSSNLSKEEKLSSEIEELPATSSTPLHQLMGYSLPSQVINGSGPSGTRGSSYSTKSKACGQGNEGS from the exons ATGACGAGCGGAGTGACTACTAAAGTTCGATTAGTTCAATGCCCCAAATGTCGGCAAGTTCTGCCAGAGTTGGCAGACTTTCCTTTATATCAGTGTGGCGGATGTGGCACAATTCTCCAAG CAAAAAATCGAAAAAGTGATCCAAAAAGCATAGATTCTGGCTTACATGAAACAGATGCTGCTCAGACAAATGCAGTGGATCTTGTTGTTGAAGATAAAGAATCCAACAGCTCTAACAAAGAAATTCTTACTTCCTTGGGAGAATGTTCCTTGGACCAAAACAATGAGAGGGATCAAAAACAATTGGGGGATTGCATCAGCGAGCAGCTTGGAGGTATAAATGTATCAAATGAAGATCAAAATTATGAGAGGAATCAAAGCCAGTCTGAGGATTGTTATGGTGAGCAACTTGGGGGTGTAAACTTATCCCCTAACTACCAAAGCAGTGACATTGATAAAATTGAATCATGTGACTGCAATGTTGAACAGCTTGGGGTTTCCAAAGAAGTTTGTTTGTCAACTGAGCTTGCTTCTCAGAGGAATGAAGAGCCATCGCCAATAGCACAAGAAAATTCAGAAGTAGAGGCAAATGACGAGGGCTTGCTGTCGGCGGGAGCAAAGTCAGAGATAGATATCAAAGAGGGTGATTCTAATTTCAGAAGCTTGAACACTGATAATTTAGTGGCTACAAATGGAATTATTTCAATTGCTACTCATCATATGCCAGCAAGGGAAAGCACTTCATCAGATACATTTGAAACCGCAGAGTTTGTCAACCCCAGCTCTGAGCTCAGTGGTGGACTTAGAGATTTGTCGAAATCCCCAACCAGAAATTATTATGCATATGAGGGCAGTGTCTCTTCTTATGATGGGACGGATGACCACCTTCCTGAACAATATATACCTTCATATGGAAGTGCTTATAAGGTTTCAGACTTTGTTCCTTCTGAAGAAAGGCACAAAAAGGACAAATTCCAGGTGAACGGCATGATGAGTTGTAGTTCTTATATTGAACATGAAGGGGAAATTCATTCATCAGCTAAGAAGCATTTAGCCAATAAAAGCAAGTGGGATCAAGATGAATTACTGGAACCCACAATTCATGACCGCCCAGTCAAAAATTGGAGGAGACGTGAGAGAGAAAGCCATCCATCGAGGGTGCCTTTCTATCAAAGGGCTTCCCTATCTGGCTATGAGAGTGGTGGCCCTTCAAATGAAGAGCATAATCAGTTTGACCGCAATACAAGCTTTTGTTCATCTGGCAAGTCTGAGTACCTTGAACCGGACAAGATGAAATTGTTGAGAATGGTTTCTGAATTGCAGGATGAACTTAGCAAAAGATGCTATCCAAGTGGAATGCCTAATGGAAGGGTTTCCACTTGGAAGGAAAAGCATATTCCATCGTACTATGGTCACGAGGCAGCTGAGGAAGTATGTCATGACTTAAGTTATCCTAGGTTTCCCAGAAGGTCCATGCAGGGAAGCAGCCAGCTCCAGCAGTCCAATTCCTCCCACATACCTTTCTCAGGAGAGACAACAAGGAGCAGGCACCAAGCTCATCACTCTTGTCAGCATTGCTATCCCCAAGACTGGCAATGCTCAGTACAGTTGCCGCTGCCCATCCTTCACCATAATAAAGGGTCATGTTGGGTCCATCCTGGTCATAACTTGTACAATTCTTACAGCTCTTGTCCTTCTAGTCCCCAATGGTATGTGGACTCTAAGTTCCCCATGTGCAGTCGTGAAACAAAATCTGCGGAACAGAGGCATAAAGGCCATGAGGTGAAGAAgtatttgagagagaaacaGCATTTGGTTAAGCGACATTTCCGACCCATAGCAGGTGGAGCCCCTATCATAACTTGCTATAGTTGCTTGAGCCCACTGCAGCTACCTGCAGATTTTGTTCTCTCCAGAAGGAGATTTCATCGGCTAAGGTGCGGTGCTTGTTCGGAGCTGCTCAAGTTTTCACTGCAAAATGGCACTCATATAGTACCATATTCATTGAATGCTGTAGACCCCCCACCAAGTGAGGTTGATGACTACAGTGATTCTATTAATAGGAGGTTGGTCTCAGCGTCTCATTCTCATGCCAATGCTTGTCTACAGGCGGATCCTGTGTCATGTTCTGATGATTATGGACTCTCTTACTGCAAAAGTGGCTCCACTGAAGCAGATCCTGTTTCCATCACATCCTTTCATGCTCTCCAAGGCAACATAAATGAAAGAAATCTATCGTATGAATCTGATCCTTTTAAGCCTatgggagagagaaagaagtttGTTTTGAATCAGTCCCAAAAGAAACAGAAGAATTTTGGGCATGATACATCTAGGCCTTCCTCTAATCTgtccaaagaagaaaaattatcttcAGAAATTGAGGAGCTTCCAGCAACATCAAGCACCCCACTTCATCAGCTTATGGGTTATTCTTTACCGAGCCAGGTCATAAATGGGTCTGGGCCATCTGGCACAAGAGGAAGCTCATACTCTACAAAGAGTAAGGCATGCGGTCAAGGAAATGAGGGATCTTGA